The Thalassophryne amazonica chromosome 13, fThaAma1.1, whole genome shotgun sequence genome window below encodes:
- the tbxtb gene encoding T-box transcription factor T: MDTGAGECVGKVGQYRVDHLLSAVQSELQAGSEKGDPTERGLKVCLDDSDLWHKFKELTNEMIVTKNGRRMFPVLRANVSGLDPNAMYSFLLDFMSADNHRWKYVNGEWVPGGKPEPQTPSCVYIHPDSPNFGAHWMKAPVSFSKVKLTNKLNGGGQIMLNSLHKYEPRIHIVRVGGPRRMITSHSFPETQFIAVTAYQNEEITALKIKYNPFAKAFLDAKERSDNKDMREDANENQQSLYSQLGGWFIPGTGSICTPPSPHSQFGSPINLSPSHGCERYSTLRSHRSAPYTNPYAHRTNSPTGFSDTSCLSVLSSHDNWSSLQMPTHSGMMPTAHSSTSAANSSQYTSLWSVSNSPLTSVSPTGGINSNFSSQFLRGSSSHYSGLTHSVTAPSPGSPMYDCTVSEVHDPAQYDSSPHERLASAWNPITPPAL; the protein is encoded by the exons ATGGACACTGGCGCTGGCGAATGTGTGGGGAAAGTGGGTCAGTACCGCGTGGATCACCTCCTCAGCGCCGTGCAGAGCGAACTGCAGGCCGGCAGCGAGAAGGGCGACCCCACGGAGAGAGGACTGAAGGTGTGCTTGGACGACAGCGACCTTTGGCATAAATTTAAGGAGCTCACAAATGAAATGATAGTTACTAAGAACGGCAG GCGCATGTTTCCTGTTCTGAGAGCGAACGTGTCCGGACTGGACCCAAACGCCATGTATTCGTTTTTACTGGATTTCATGTCCGCGGACAACCACAGGTGGAAATATGTGAACGGGGAGTGGGTCCCCGGAGGCAAACCCGAGCCTCAGACTCCCAGCTGCGTGTACATCCATCCAGACTCTCCAAACTTCGGCGCGCACTGGATGAAAGCTCCTGTCTCCTTCAGCAAAGTCAAACTCACCAATAAACTCAACGGAGGAGGTCAA ATAATGTTAAATTCTTTGCACAAGTACGAACCACGCATCCATATCGTCCGGGTTGGCGGCCCACGGAGAATGATCACGAGCCATTCTTTCCCAGAAACACAGTTTATTGCAGTAACGGCGTATCAAAACGAAGAG ATAACTGCTCTAAAAATAAAGTACAACCCTTTTGCCAAGGCCTTTTTAGATGCAAAGGAGAG AAGCGATAATAAAGACATGAGAGAAGATGCAAATGAAAATCAGCAATCACTCTACTCACAGT TAGGTGGTTGGTTTATTCCGGGCACAGGGTCAATCTGCACTCCTCCTAGTCCTCACAGCCAGTTTGGGAGCCCCATCAACCTCTCGCCATCCCATGGCTGCGAGCGTTACTCCACCCTGAGGAGCCATCGTTCTGCTCCTTATACAAACCCGTACGCCCATCGGACCAATTCGCCCA CTGGGTTTTCTGATACAtcttgtctgtctgtgctgtcGAGCCACGATAACTGGTCCAGCTTACAGATGCCGACCCACTCCGGCATGATGCCCACGGCCCACAGTTCCACCTCTGCTGCCAACTCCAG cCAGTACACAAGCCTGTGGTCTGTGAGTAACTCACCTCTGACCTCAGTGTCCCCCACCGGAGGGATAAACAGCAACTTCAGCTCCCAGTTCCTTCGTGGGTCCAGCAGTCACTACTCGGgcctcactcactcagtcacagCGCCCTCCCCTGGCTCTCCCATGTATGACTGCACAGTCAGTGAAGTGCACGACCCAGCTCAGTACGACTCCTCTCCACATGAGCGTCTCGCCTCAGCCTGGAACCCCATCACCCCTCCGGCCCTGTGA